TGGTGATCAAAGCATCGCCTGACACGACAATCGGGCGATTGGTAAGGGTGTGGGGGCAGATGGGAGTAATCACCAGGCAATCCAGCTGCGGGTGGATGATCGGGCCGTTGGCGGAAAGGGAATAACCGGTTGAACCGGTGGGAGTGGAGATGATAAGGCCATCGGCCTTGAAAGTGGTCAGATAGCGGCCATCGACCTCAGTTTCCAGATCGATAATCCTGGCCAGCGCCCCCTTGTTGATAACCACATCGTTCAGGACCTGGCGGCCTTCGATCTCAGCCCCGCCCCGGTGCAGGGAAACACGCAGCATCATCCGCTCAGATACCTCGTAATCCCCCTTCAGACATCGTTCCAGAGCAGGATACATCTCTGTCAGGGTGATTTCCGTGAGAAAGCCCAGGCTTCCCAGATTGACGCCGAGAATCGGCACTTGCCTGTCTCCCACCAGTCGGGCCACAGAGATCAAGGTTCCATCGCCACCCAATACCACCACCAGATCGGCCTGCTCGGGAATATCATCTCTTTTCGCGGTATATGAGCAGCTGATGTGTTTTGCCAGATGCGGTTCCACCAGGGGAGAAAGCCCCCTTGCCAAAAGCCATTCGACCAGCTCTTCAGCTATTCCCACGCAGCGGGGGTCATGTACCTTGGCAAAGATTGCTATTTTTTTCATGGCGCAAGCCTTTATCTATGGTATAAAAAATAAGGCTTTACTAGCACATATAAACCACCATGTCCAATGGAAACTCCATGGCAGCAAGAGTTCCGGACAAAGGGCAAGCCTATGAACGAATATGATGCCAACCCGGCACCTGAACTTGATAACCTCATCCTCATCATCAAATCCTTCCTCGAACATATCGAATACACCCTGGGCAAAGATAAATATACCGCCACCCGATACGATGCCTTCAACGCCCTGGCCTACGCCGTGCGGGACAAGCTTGTGGAACGCTGGCTCGATACCCAGCAGGCCTACTACAATAGTGACAACAAGCGGGTCTATTATATCTCCATGGAATTCCTCATCGGACGGTCCCTGATCAACAGTCTGATCAACCTGGATATCCTGGAGGATTTCAGGGAGGCTATCACCTCCCTAGGCTATGACTTCGAAGAGATCTTTGACGAAGAGCAGGAAGCCGGTCTCGGCAATGGCGGCCTGGGGCGCCTGGCCGCCTGCTTCCTCGATTCCATGGCCACCATGTCCATCCCGGCATACGGCTATGGCATTCGCTATGAATACGGCATCTTCCGCCAGAAGATCGTCGACGGCGCCCAGATGGAACTCCCCGACAACTGGCTCCGTTACCGCAATCCGTGGGAACTGGACCGCCAGGAGCACCTGCATCCGGTAAAATTTTATGGACGGGTCCTCACCACCACCAACAAATTCGGCAAAACCGTCAGCGAATGGGTCGATACGGAAGATGTCATGGCCATGGCCTACGATACGCCCATTCCCGGCTACAAGAACAACTCGGTCAACACCATGCGCCTGTGGAGCGCCAAGTCAAGCCGTGACTTCGACCTCAAGTTCTTCAACGAGGGGAACTACATCCGCGCCGTGGAAAAGAAGATGCAGACGGAAACCATCTCCAAGGTGCTCTATCCGGCCGACAACGTTATCGAGGGTAAGGAGCTGCGTTTCAAGCAGGAATATTTTCTCGCTTCGGCAACCATCCATGATGTCCTCTACCGCTTCAAGAAAAAGCACACCGATCTCAGGCTCCTGCCCGACAAGGTGGCCATTCAGTTGAACGATACCCATCCTGCCCTGGCCATTCCTGAACTGATGCGGGTGCTGCTGGACCTGGAAAACGTGGACTGGGACGATGCTTGGCAGATCACCAGGAAAACCTTCGCCTATACCAATCACACCATACTGCCGGAAGCCCTCGAACAATGGCCGGTCTGGTTCTTCGAGCAGATCCTCCCCCGGCACCTGCAGATCATTTTCGACATCAACAAGTATTTTCTGGAAGAGGTTGCAAAACAGTTCCCAGGCGATAACGCACGCCTGGCCCGCATGTCCATCGTGGAAGAGCACTGGGAGCGGAAGATCCGCATGGCCCACCTGGCCATCGTCGGCAGCCATTCGGTCAACGGCGTTGCCGCACTGCATAGCGAAATCCTCAAACATCAGCTGTTCCGGGATTTCTACGAGATGTACCCGGAGCGGTTCAACAACAAGACCAACGGCATAACCCAACGGCGCTGGTTGAAGATGTCCAACCCTTCCCTTTCCGAGCTGATCGGCGAATATATCGGGGATGGCTGGGTCACCGACCTCTATGAGCTGGAAAAATTGCGAGCGGTCGCCACCGAACCGGAATTCGCAGCCAGATGGCAGGCAGTGAAAAAGCTCAACAAGGAGAAGCTGGCGGCTTACATCCTTAAACACAACTGCATCCAGGTCAACGTTGATTCCATTTTCGACTGCCAGGTAAAGCGGATCCACGAATACAAGCGGCAGCTGTTGAACGTGCTTCACGTTATCACCATGTACAACCGGATCAAGGAAAACCCGGCAGGCGACTTCGTTCCCCGCACCTTCATCTTCAGCGGCAAGGCAGCCCCCGCCTATGTCACCGCCAAGCTGATCATCCGCCTCATCAACGCCGTCGCCACTATTGTCAACAACGATCCGGAGGTGGGCGACCGGATGAAGGTGGTTTTTCTCGCCAACTACAGCGTCTCCCTGGCCGAACATATCTTCCCGGCGGCAGACCTGTCCGAACAGATCTCCACCGCAGGCACCGAGGCCTCCGGAACCGGCAACATGAAGTTCGCCCTGAACGGCTCCCTCACCATCGGCACCCTGGACGGCGCCAATATCGAGATCATGGAAGAGGTGGGGAGAGAAAACATCTTCATCTTCGGCCTGACCACGGACGAGGTCAACAATACCAGGAACAAGGGCTACAATCCCCGTGACTATTACAGCAAACTGCCGGCATTGCGAAGGGTGCTGGACCAGATCGCCGGCGGGTTCTTCTCTCCCGGCGCCCCCGACCTTTTCCGTCCCATCGTCGACCTGCTGCTGAATCAGGGAGATTACTACATGCTGCTGGCCGACTACACCTCCTACATCGCCTGCCAGGATGAGGTAAGCAAGCTTTACCGGGACCAGAACGAATGGACCCGGCGGGCAATCCTCAATACCGCCGGCATGGGCAAATTCTCCAGCGACCGGACCATTGCCGAGTACGCCAGAGATATCTGGGGGATCAGCCCGGTTTGTGTCAAGGGTGCCGAATCGCGCCAGCATGGTGACAGTTCCGCCCATGGATCTTTTTGACCGCAGGGCGGCGGAAGATGCCGCCAAGGAAGCCCCCCTCGCAGAAAAGATGCGGCCACGGACCATTGCCGAATATGTGGGGCAGGAACAGCTTCTTGGGGAAGGCAAGCTGCTGCGGCGGCTGATCGAAAGCGACCAGCTGACTTCCCTCATCTTCTGGGGTCCTCCCGGCTCGGGCAAAACCACCCTGGCCCGCGTCATCGCTGGTGCCACCAGTTCCCACTTCATCTTCTTTTCCGCCATCCTCTCCGGTATCAAGGAGATCCGCGAGATCGTCAAGGAAGCGGAGGAAGTGCGCAAGTTCCAGGGCAGAAGAACCATTCTCTTCGTCGATGAAATCCATCGTTTCAACAAGAGCCAGCAGGATGCCTTTCTCCCCTATGTGGAAAAAGGTGTTTTCACCATCATCGGCGCCACCACCGAAAATCCCTCCTTTGAAGTGATCGCCCCGCTCCTTTCACGGTGCAAGGTGCTGGTGCTCAATACCCTGAGCGAGGAAGAGCTGCAGAAGATCATCCGCAACGCCCTTACCGACCGTGAACGGGGGTTAGGCAATCTGGACCTTGCCATTACCGATGATGCCTTGAGCTACATGGCCGAGCAGGCCGGAGGCGACGGCAGGGTCGCCCTCAACACCCTGGAAACGGCAGCGCGACTGGCAGAGAACGGCACGATCACCATTGAAAATGTCCGGGAGGCGGTGCAGAAGAAACCGCTCCTCTACGACAAGGGGGGAGAGGAGCATTACAATGTCATCTCCGCCTTCATCAAGTCCATGCGGGGCAGCGACCCGGACGCCGCCGTCTATTGGCTGGCAAGGCTCATCGAGGCGGGGGAGGATCCTCTCTTCATCCTGCGCCGCATGGTAATACTCGCTTCCGAAGATATCGGCAACGCCGATCCCCGCGCCCTGCAGGTGGTAGTGTCTGCTCTCCAGGCTTTTCAGATGGTGGGGATGCCGGAGGGACGCATCATCCTTTCCCAGGCGGTCACCTACCTGGCCACCGCCCCCAAGTCAAATGCCTCATATCTGGCAATAGACGAGGCACTGGCCGAAGTTAGGAAGAGCGGAGCCCAGCCGGTCCCTATGCATATCCGCAATGCGCCTACCAAGCTGATGAAGGATCTGGGCTACCACGCCGGCTACCGCTATGCCCATGACTTTGCGGGTGGATACGTGGAGCAGGACTACCTGCCCGAGCGGCTCAAGGGACGGGAGTATTACCGTCCCGCCGGCTATGGCTACGAGAAGGCCATCAAGGAGCGGATGGAGTGGCTGAAAGGAAAGAAGGAGGATTCATGAGGAAAATCGGCATTCTAACCAGCGGCGGCGACTGTTCAGGGATGAACGCTGCCATCCGCAGCGCGGTACGGAGCGGCCTGCGAAATAATGTGGAAATGGTGGGGTTTCGCAAGGGATACGTGGGACTTATGAAACCCGATTACATCACCCTCGATTCCAAGGCAGTCTCCGGCATCCTCCACCGGGGGGGAACGTTCCTCCAGTCGGCACGCTCGCCCGAATTTCGCACCATTGAAGGGCAGCAGCAGGCCCTGGCCAACCTGAAAAACCTGGGGGTGGAAGGGTTGATCATCCTCGGGGGTGACGGTTCCCTGACGGGAGCATTGGCGCTGCACAACCTGGGCTTTCCGGTTATCGGCATTCCCGCCAGCATCGACAACGATATTCCCTTCACTGATATGGCCCTTGGGGTGGATACGGCGCTCAACAACATCATCTACGCAGTGGACTGCATCAAGGACACCGCCAGCTCCCACGCCCGTGCCTTCGTCATCGAGGTCATGGGGCGCAACTCCGGTTACCTGGCCAGTATCAGCGCCATAGCAGCCGGCGCCGAATACGCCCTGGTGCCGGAGCGGGATTTCGACCTCTCCGAAATCTGCCAGCAGTTGCGGGCCCGCTACGAAGAAGGACGGGACAACGCCATCATCATTCTCGCCGAAGGGGCGGGCAACGCCCACCAGATCGCCGACAGCATCAAGGACGCCATCGGCTTCGAAACCAGGGTAACGGTGCTGGGCCACTACCAGCGGGGCGGCGCACCCACCGTCTTCGACCGGCTCCTGGCGAGCCGCCTGGGAAAAAATGCCGTGGATTTGCTTCTCAAAGGGGAAAAAGGGCTGATGGTGGGTCTCTCCAACAACTCCATCATCACCACCTCCCTGGAGGACGTGGTCAAGGGGGAAAAAAAGCCACACGATGAGATGCTGCGGCTGGCGGAGGTGTTGGGGATATAGCAGACTGTTCGAAACTGTTGCTGATTGTATAAAAAGACATAACTACGGGCGGGGGATTTGGATTCCCCGCCCGTTTCTCTTTTCCTACTGCATAACCCTGATCAGATCGACCCCTTCGAAGACCACAGAGCCGACCTTGCCGGTAACATGCACCGGAACCCTGTCACCGCTCGGCAGCAGGTTAATCACCTCGCTCCGCCTGAACTTCACCATCAGATCTTTGATGCCGTCCTTGTCGCAATCGCCGACGGCGTAGGGACGAAGCTCTGCCGATATTGCCCCTTCAAGCCTGATGGATGCAATGTCGATGTCTGAAGGATTGTAGCCCTCCGGCAGTTCGATGCGCACGGTGACCCAGGTGCCGTTGCTCTTGGGATTGAGGGTATCGGGGTCGAAGTCGATGGTGGCGCCTATGCTTGTCACCGGCAAATGCACGGTGAAGCTCGCCATATGGGACCAGGCACCGTAGAGGGCACCGTCGAATGCCCTGGCACGCCACTGGTATGCGGTGTTGTCGGTAAGGGGTGTATTCAGGGTAACGGAGGTCATCCCTGAGGCGTCCTGGGGGATGCCTGTGACTGTCGCTGCCAGTGTCGGGCCCGCATAGATCTCGAAGTCGTAGCCTTGTATGGAGCTGTCGGGATCTGCGGCATTGGCAATGGTCAGGGTCGGTGTCGGCGTTGAAACACTGCTCCCTTCGGCAGGCAAGGCCGGTTTAGGTGCGCCGGGGGCATCGTTGGCGGTGTTGACCATGAAGCTCATCGCTTGAGTCCATTTATCGCTGGTGAGGTAACCATCGAAGGCGCGCGCCCGCCAGTAATAGGTCTGGTTCTCCGTCAGTGTCACCGGAACCGTCCAACTGGTGACTGCGGCTGTCTCAATGACACCGGCTGCCCGGCTGACGAGGCTGGTCAAGGCAGCATCGGCATAGACCTCAAACTCGTAGGTCAGTGGATCATGGTCAAGGTCGGCGGCATTGTGCACCGACAAGGTCGGGCTGTATTGATTCACCCCTGCCCCATCGGAGGGATTGGCCGGTGTGGGAGTCGTGGGTGGATCGTTGACGGTATTGGCAAAGAAGCTGATGGTTTCCGACCAGGTGCTTTCCGCTGCCCCGTCACTTGCCTTGGCGCGAAGGTAATAACGGGTGTTGTCCGAAAGACCGCTCAGATTCCAGGTGGTGCTCCCCTCCCCTTGGGGAATGCTGCCTGAGCGGACGATATTAGGCGAATCGAAGGTCGGTACCGTATCCGCTTCGAAGAAATAGGTAATGACAGACGAATCGGGATCGGTGCTGTTGGTGACGACCACATGGGTTGTCAAAGCGGCCACAGTCGAGCCGTTGAGGGGTGCCGTGATGACCGGTGTCGTCGGGGCATCGTTGGCGGTGTTGACCTGGAAGCGCACCGTTTGCGACCAGGGTCCTTCCATCTGCCAGTCGTCGGCCTGGGCTCGCCAATGGTACCAGCCGTTCTCCTGGAGGGTCACAGGTACGGTCCAGGAGGTGGTCGCTTCTCCGGAAGCAACGCCGGGGGTTGAGGCTATGATGTTGGTGAACTCGGGATCCAGTGCGACGGCGAAGTTGTAGGTGAGGCTGGTGCTGTCGGGGTCTGAAGAGTTGTTGATGGTCAGCGTTGGACTTGACAGTGCCACAGCGGTACCGTCTGCAGGGGCGGAAACGGTCGGCGCTGTCGGGGGATCGTTGATGGTGTTGACCCGGAAGGAGACGGCAGGCATCCACGGGCCGTACAGTTTGCCGTCAAAGGCACGGGAGCGCCAGTAGTATGTCTGGTTCTCAATCAGAGCTGCCGGCGTCCAGATGGTCATGTTTGCGGTTTCCGGTGCCTGTCCGGAGGCGGCAAGGTTGGTCAGGCCGCTGTCGGTGTAGACCTCGAATTGATAGGTGAGCCGGTCGTCGTTGGGATCGGCGGCATTGCTGACGGTAAGCTGCGGCGTCAGGGTTTCCACGTCGGCTCCACTAATTGGGCTTACCAGCGCCGGGGCCGAAGGTGCGCCTTCCACGCGGAAATAGGTGCCGGCGAGGGTTTCCTCTACCCCGTCGATGGTTGCTCGCAGGATAACCAGGTAGTCCTTGGCGCCGTAGTTCTGGGTATCGATTTGGCCGGTTCCTGAATGGATTTGCCCCATGGCGAGGCTGGCCGTGTCGGGGATGGGGTTATAGGTGGTCTGGTCGCTTATGTTGATCGTCTGCACTGACAGGGGGATGTTGACAAGGTCCGTGTTCCCGATGTTGGTAACGGTGTATGAAACGGCTACCGGTTCTCCGGTCAGGATGCTCTGCTTGTCGAGGGTTACCTGTCCTTTCAGGAGAGCGGTGGGCTTCGTGATGCTGCCAATGACCAGATTACAGGTGGATTTGGTGATAACGGTGCCGGTGTTGTTCAGGATCTGCATTGTTACCAGGTAGGTTGCCGCCGGGTTGGCTCCCACGTTCCAGTATTTATTGATGGTGGTGGTTTGGCCCTGGTTAAGCTGGGGGATAGAAGTCGTATCGGTGTAGAGGGCCTGCCCCTGGCTGTTGGTGATGGTTACCAGCAAGGAGAGGTTCTCCATGTAGGTGTTTGCTGTAAGCGTTCCTGTCAGATTTGCCTGATCATTGGGGTTGTAGGCGATCTTGTCGGTGACTATTTTGCCGGTAACGCTGGCGGCTATTGGCGGTGCGGTGTACGCCACGGTTTTGGTGAGGGTCCGGCTCAGGTCGCCGGTGATGGTGAAGGTGTAGGTAGTGTCGGCTGCGATCTGTTGAGTGTACTGGACCGATCTTGTCTCTCCGGCAGGGATGGTTATTGTCTCTGCCGTGGTATCGAATGATTTGGCAACGGCAATGACCGCTTCTATCTTGCCGCTGTTGGTGAGGACAAGGCTCACCTGGAACGGGTCGGCTCCTGCGCTGTCGGGGGCGGTGAGTGCCGCAGTGACCATGGGGCTTGACGCTTCATATTGTTCGGTGATGTCGGCAATGATGACACTATTCTGGGTTACCGCTCCTTTGAGCGTATAAATGCCGTCGCTGCCTGCTGTGGTGGTAAAGCTGAACGGACGGCTGCCGTTGGCCGCAATGTCGAAGGTGTCAGTATAGAGGGTTGCCCCTTGGTTATCCTTCACCTGCAGGGCAAGGGCTGCTGCCAGGCTGGTGATGTTCCTGACTTCGCCGCTTATGGTCACTGTTTCGCCCGGTTTGTAGATCTTCTTGTCGGGTGAGAGAAGTAGCTGGAAGTTCCCCTGTTCGATGTAGAAGGGGTATTCGGCGGAGGCAACGGCTTGTCCGGTGCTGGAGGTGAGGGTGCCCTGGAAGTAGAGCTTGCCCAGAACACCCAGGGTGCCGATGGTTTTATTCAGGTCAGCGACGGCTACTGGAGCAAGATCGACGGGCACGTCCGTCTGCCAGAGCACTTCGCCCGGGTCGGCCAGGTAGGTGACGGTGAGATCGTTGAGCAGTGGCGTTACATTGGTATCGGTTGTAGCCAGCGTGGCCTCCACCTCGATCCACCGGGCGGCGGGATTAGTGATTGGTGAACCGCTTGCGGTGATGTAGTCGCTCCAGATGGCGGTGGTGAGGCCGGCTTCGGTGTCGGCGGTGCGGGTGCGGAATTTGATGGAGGTGCCGGTGGGTTGGGTGGTGTTAAAATTTATTTTCCCCCAACTGGTATTCGCCGCGCCAGAGTCTTGCTTTAAAGTCACTACTCCTGCACTGGCATATACACCGTTTTCTGTATAAAAAGCATCTACATCAACAGATGCTGACTCATCAAGTAAGGTATCAGCATTCGTAGTTAAAATTCTGATAGTTGCTGGTCCGGTTTCCATGCCAGATTTCAAATGATATGTGCTCCACATAGCACCATCCCAGTACTCTGCGTAGGCAGAGGTTCCCGTTCTTCGAAGCTTGAAATAGCCAGAAACCCAGTTACTCGGGGGTACACTAGAAGCCCACCAGTTACTATTAATATAGGAGTTAGCCTGCAGTTGAGGAAGTTTTGATGGATAAATGTTTGTCTCATAAAGCCAAAAACCTGATGAAGGACCCGTCTTGGCCGTGAGGTAATGGCCTATATCCCCTTCCGGATGCGATCTAACGACGGTGAATTTAGCGTTTTTATACTTTTCAATGGCTGCAAAATCACCTGGCAGGGAAGCTTTTAAAAAAACAGAAGTCGCGCCATTACCATCACTTTTTTGATGCATAAGACCGTTAGCTTCAGTTGGCAAGTAAACTCCAGCGGATCTCCATCTATCCTCATTCAGCACTCCATCGTCAAAATTATCATTCAGTGGTAGTAGTCTAGCCGAGTCCACTGTCTGGTTTACTGTCATGATCCGGCCGGAGCTGATTTTGAAATTATCCCAATGAGTTTCAACAGGGTTATTATACCCATTGTTGGTGGTCCACAGTCTTACATTTAAGGGGCCATCCCAAATATTTGTTGACCATAGTTGTTTCCAGGCACCATTTTCCCAGCAATATGCAATTGCTGTAGTCCCATTTCTAGTAATTCGAAGCTTACCGCTGGAATCGGTTGTACTAAGATTAGGGCTATGATTCCATGAACTTCCATTCCAATAATCGGCACTATAAACATTCTGGCCATAGGATATTTTGCGTTCTACACGAAACTCACGATTTGCTGCCTCGATCCTGAGTAAGGCCCAGAACTCACCAGAAGAAGGGTTTACCAAGCTAAAATCAACCTGAACATCGAAATCACCTTGTAATTGAGAAGAAGCGTTTCCCACAAGACTCGCATATCCCGCCCCCGGACCTGCCGATTGTATTAAAACACCGGTGCTTTCTTGTTGTTTACTGGTGCCATAGTTGTCTTCTACCCATTTACCTGTGTCAATACGATCATCGTCAAAATCATCATCCGGAATAATCCAGTCATTGACCCCGTAGGTGTCCACCCCATTACGCACACCGGTCTGGAAATCGGCTTGGGTAATCCAGGTCTTCTGCTTGTAGCTCCCCGGCCCGGTGACCACCTGCAGATGCACATTCCCCCCCTGCAAGGGGGTGCCGGTGTTGGTTATTGCGCCGAGGCCGGTGATGTTCTCGGTTGCCAGATAGACCTCTTTATCTGTTTGCATCTGAAGGCTGGCTTTTATCCCAGCGATGCTGAGTGCATAGGGAACAATTTTTTCTACAGTTGTTTTACCATCCTTGAATTGGACGTTGAGGGTATAGGTACCATCCACAGCACCGACCGGAATGGGCAGGCCAAGGGGAATAGAAGACCCAGCTACTGCAATCTCGGTAGCTGATTTTTCGGCAATGAGTGTTGCCTTTGCATCATAAAGGCTGGCTTGGTAGTCAACTGGTGTATCAATGCCGCCGGTATTTGCAATTACCACTGTAATTGTATTTCCGGCGCTATAGGCGGTCTTGGCCACTGTTGAGGTCAAGGATGATTCCGGAACAGCCCAGAAGGCTTTTTCCGTAACCTCTGATCCGGAAGGAAGGCGAAGAGTAACGGTGGCAGGATGTAGACCGGCATTTACCGTTTCCGGAACTGGGAAACTGTAGATGACTGCAGTGCCAGAAGCCGAAATACCTGCAGGAAGAAATTTGGTTTCAGTATAGGTTGCATCCGGGATGGATACGGTGGCAGTTAATCCGGTATCGAGGCTGAACTTACCGGTGTTGGTTATGACAACGGTGAGATTGCCTGCTTCCCTGATGCGATAGGTGCTTTTATCGAAGGAAGCATTAATGTCAACGGTATTGGTCAGCACCACTTCAACCGGCTTGATCGTTCTGGTTTCATCGCTCAGGATATAGGACAGGGTATAGGTACCCAATTTCAGAACTGCAGTACTCACATTATAGGTAAGCATCTTGCTCTCAGCCAATGCAAGGCTCAAGGCCTGGGAGGAGCTATATGCCACCTGCCCATCCGGGTCTTTCAGGGTGACGGCCAGGACGCCTGACGATACGGGAATGGTACCGGTATTGGTCAGGTTGAATGTCACGGTATTGGTGGTGGAGAAGGTGGTCGGCAATGTTGGGCTTATGGATACTTCACTAACGGCAGAACCGAAGCTGTTCGAAGCGGTTTGCATGATATTACCGGCCTCGGAGTATAGCTCGGCCTGGATCAGATAATTTCCAGACACTGCATTTTGCGGCATGACAAAGCTGACAGTCTGTGCAACATCGCCATCTGCCGCTAAACTCAGTGAAACTGTCGTATCGAATACTTTAGCGACATAGGGATCTAGTACCCTTACATGGAGGAGTGGCGAGAGGTCTAACGACTGCTTGTTGTGAATGTTTACCGTAACAGGGACGGTTTCTCCAGACTTGTAAAGCGCCTGGTCAACTTTGACAGTCATATCGGCAGAGGGGGTAATCATCATGGCAAGAGCGGGACTGAAGATGAACGTCTCACCAGGAGCGAGGGTACTGCCGATGCGGGCACTGAAATACCCTTCAGCACCTGCGGAAATGGTTACATCTCCAGGAGTTATGTCAGTAATTGCATAGGTTCCGCCTGCTAACGTCGCTGCTTTCAATGTTGTATTTCCGGTTGCTGTCTCCATTACGGCACCGGCAAATGGTGCATCGGAGCCGGCATTCCTCACCACGCCCTGCACGGATGCTGAAACAGTGCCGGTGGATAGGACAATTGTTCCGGCATTGGTAGTC
This region of Geotalea daltonii FRC-32 genomic DNA includes:
- a CDS encoding glycogen/starch/alpha-glucan phosphorylase produces the protein MNEYDANPAPELDNLILIIKSFLEHIEYTLGKDKYTATRYDAFNALAYAVRDKLVERWLDTQQAYYNSDNKRVYYISMEFLIGRSLINSLINLDILEDFREAITSLGYDFEEIFDEEQEAGLGNGGLGRLAACFLDSMATMSIPAYGYGIRYEYGIFRQKIVDGAQMELPDNWLRYRNPWELDRQEHLHPVKFYGRVLTTTNKFGKTVSEWVDTEDVMAMAYDTPIPGYKNNSVNTMRLWSAKSSRDFDLKFFNEGNYIRAVEKKMQTETISKVLYPADNVIEGKELRFKQEYFLASATIHDVLYRFKKKHTDLRLLPDKVAIQLNDTHPALAIPELMRVLLDLENVDWDDAWQITRKTFAYTNHTILPEALEQWPVWFFEQILPRHLQIIFDINKYFLEEVAKQFPGDNARLARMSIVEEHWERKIRMAHLAIVGSHSVNGVAALHSEILKHQLFRDFYEMYPERFNNKTNGITQRRWLKMSNPSLSELIGEYIGDGWVTDLYELEKLRAVATEPEFAARWQAVKKLNKEKLAAYILKHNCIQVNVDSIFDCQVKRIHEYKRQLLNVLHVITMYNRIKENPAGDFVPRTFIFSGKAAPAYVTAKLIIRLINAVATIVNNDPEVGDRMKVVFLANYSVSLAEHIFPAADLSEQISTAGTEASGTGNMKFALNGSLTIGTLDGANIEIMEEVGRENIFIFGLTTDEVNNTRNKGYNPRDYYSKLPALRRVLDQIAGGFFSPGAPDLFRPIVDLLLNQGDYYMLLADYTSYIACQDEVSKLYRDQNEWTRRAILNTAGMGKFSSDRTIAEYARDIWGISPVCVKGAESRQHGDSSAHGSF
- the pfkA gene encoding 6-phosphofructokinase — translated: MRKIGILTSGGDCSGMNAAIRSAVRSGLRNNVEMVGFRKGYVGLMKPDYITLDSKAVSGILHRGGTFLQSARSPEFRTIEGQQQALANLKNLGVEGLIILGGDGSLTGALALHNLGFPVIGIPASIDNDIPFTDMALGVDTALNNIIYAVDCIKDTASSHARAFVIEVMGRNSGYLASISAIAAGAEYALVPERDFDLSEICQQLRARYEEGRDNAIIILAEGAGNAHQIADSIKDAIGFETRVTVLGHYQRGGAPTVFDRLLASRLGKNAVDLLLKGEKGLMVGLSNNSIITTSLEDVVKGEKKPHDEMLRLAEVLGI
- a CDS encoding replication-associated recombination protein A; the encoded protein is MDLFDRRAAEDAAKEAPLAEKMRPRTIAEYVGQEQLLGEGKLLRRLIESDQLTSLIFWGPPGSGKTTLARVIAGATSSHFIFFSAILSGIKEIREIVKEAEEVRKFQGRRTILFVDEIHRFNKSQQDAFLPYVEKGVFTIIGATTENPSFEVIAPLLSRCKVLVLNTLSEEELQKIIRNALTDRERGLGNLDLAITDDALSYMAEQAGGDGRVALNTLETAARLAENGTITIENVREAVQKKPLLYDKGGEEHYNVISAFIKSMRGSDPDAAVYWLARLIEAGEDPLFILRRMVILASEDIGNADPRALQVVVSALQAFQMVGMPEGRIILSQAVTYLATAPKSNASYLAIDEALAEVRKSGAQPVPMHIRNAPTKLMKDLGYHAGYRYAHDFAGGYVEQDYLPERLKGREYYRPAGYGYEKAIKERMEWLKGKKEDS
- a CDS encoding NAD(+)/NADH kinase; protein product: MKKIAIFAKVHDPRCVGIAEELVEWLLARGLSPLVEPHLAKHISCSYTAKRDDIPEQADLVVVLGGDGTLISVARLVGDRQVPILGVNLGSLGFLTEITLTEMYPALERCLKGDYEVSERMMLRVSLHRGGAEIEGRQVLNDVVINKGALARIIDLETEVDGRYLTTFKADGLIISTPTGSTGYSLSANGPIIHPQLDCLVITPICPHTLTNRPIVVSGDALITISLQSVNEDVFLTLDGQVGFEVKHGDQIRIQRAERQTRLVQSRSKDYFEVLRTKLKWGER